TTCCTATGTCTAGTAGTAGAGAAGACTTCTTAGCTGAGTATGTGTTTTATTTCTGACAATGTAGCTTAAGTGGACTCTCCTATTGTTATGGACTTAAAAGTCCAAGATTGGTAGCTTGGCTACCCATACCTAAGGTTGAGTTTCTTGAGAATGAGGAGATTGATCATGGCTAAAGAGGGTGTAGCGTCCCAAACAGTTCTTAACCTGACTGCAGACTGGGTTAACAGGCTGAAGGCCTGAAAGCTACACAGTGCTGCATATAAAAGTGGGAGCAAGGCCTCATGCTTCCCAGGCTTCAACTGCTTGGTAAGTATGCTCAGCTTGGGTTGCTAGTCCTGGGCTTCTGATGTGTTAAGAGTGGTGAACTTCCCCTTCTGATCTTCAGCACCTGCAGGAAGGTGCAAGAGGAGGGTTCCATGTGTGTTCCAGGTGACCTTGTAAAACCtgtcattatttttctctttacacATCCAGTACAGAGCATGTTACTAATCCTTTCTGGATTCTTCAGAAAGTAAGTCATTGCCTGCCCTCTCAATGCCTTTTTTAAGAAGAGGTCAGCTTTTACATAGATGATAATTAAGCATGGTTCTGACATGAACAtagttttttaattttacagcGCCCAAGTGAACATCCAGttttctgaaatgcagaatCTTTTAAATTGACTTGTGTAGGTGAAATAATTCTCTAGTAGATTGTAGGTTTTATGTTCCTTATTCTCTGAAACGTTGGGTGATGTCAAATAGCAGAAGTAAAACTGTGATACCAGAATGACCTGTTTAAGGATTTTTGTTAAATGGGTTTCATTTCACATGAAACAAATTTTACTCATGTTGGTCTTTTTGTAATTTTGAATTTACAAATGAAAACTTACTCCCAAGTTTTGTGTGCAGAAAATGAGTTGTATGTAGCCTGTACTGTGAAGTCAAAAGTACAAATGTAGACAATTTTGAGTGCTCTTTGATTTGCTTAGCTCCATCTGTCTTAATCTGACTGTGTGGAGGGATGAAACTAACAGTGGACAAATAACCTTTTCTGATTAAGGATCAGGTGAATCATGAGGCATGGTTTGTGATGACACCTGAGTGTACATAGATGTGACATAGAGGGGTTGAGATTGCTGACAGAAGATGTCACATATTTAAAGAATCACTATAAATGTAATTATAGCAGTATGCTCCTGTCACAGTGATTTCATGAAATCTTGTCAGTATGGAAAGTCAGATTGTTGATTTGGAGAATAAATGTAAAGCAAAATTCACACAGTTGGGTGGTTCCTGGGTATTGAGGAGCATGCTGACTGTTACAGTAAGTGGGGGTTTGAGGCTGGCAAGCAGCCATTAAAGTTACACTGTGGTGAGTACATTGTATGTTCAGGGAACCTTAGGAAGACAGCAGTATGAGGAATTTAAATACTTTTATGTTTAGGAATGAGGGTGTGAGAAGAGAAGTGATACTGTATCAAACAATTAACTTCCTGCTCTGTTTAGGTGGATCCAGAAAAATACAAGAGCATCTTCAATGGATTTTCAGTGACAGTCAAAGAAGATGGCGTTCGTGGCTTGGCTAAAGGATGGGCTCCAACCTTTATTGGCTATTCCATGCAGGGGCTTTGTAAATTTGGTTTCTATGAAGTTTTCAAAATCCTATACGGCAACATGCTGGGAGAGGTAAACCTTAGGTGGCTGATGTGAGGCTGTGTATCTGCAGCTTAACAGTAAGAGTAATCACGAAAGCAGGATTCACTAACAAAACCAATGTGTGTCTCCATTCCCTTCAGGAGAATGCTTACCTGTGGCGCACCTCCCTGTACTTAGCTGCATCTGCCAGTGCAGAGTTTTTTGCTGACATTGCTCTGGCTCCAATGGAAGCTGCTAAAGTTCGCATTCAGACGCAGCCTGGGTACGCTAACACCCTGCGGCAGGCTGTACCAAAAATGTTCGGAGAAGAAGGCATCTGGGCGTGAGTTCCTCTTAATTTTAGAGTTTATTTAGAGTCTTGATGTCGTGTATTTTAACCCAATGAAAAACTTCCTAAAACTAATTGTGGCTTCAGCTTGTGATGCTTTCTGTTCTTTGTATGTCAAGATAATAGTATCAGGGAATCTGTGATAAACTGGCTGTTACTAATTCCACATGCTCCTTAGATCCATCTTTGTGGGTATCTTTGTGCTGAGTTCTGCTGGATAACTTCAGTTTCTAGCAGTTCCAGTCAGAGATACTCAGCAACTTTTCGGTTGTACAGTCAAAGATGCTTGAGTCATTGGCATGTAAGAGTAATATAACTGCATGTTAGCTTTCTGTTCTGATAGACGTGGCTGTAACAAGTCATTTATCACTATCAGGACTTAGCTGGTATGCAGACATCACCCTTATTGCACTCGTAGTATcgtagaatgcactgggttcaAGGGCTCTATAGAAGTCCTCTAGTCTAACCCCACTGCAGTAAAAGAAGGGACATCCCTAATTAGATCAatttgctcagagccccatcaagcctgaccttgaatgtctccagggatgggacctccaccagctgctcaggcaacctgttgcagcatctcaccaccctcatgctgaagaacttcttcctaatatccaatctaaatctaccctgccctagtttaaaaccattgcctcttgtcctatcactaaaagcgtttgtaaacagtccctccccagcttccttgtaggcccccttcagatactggaaggctgctataaggtctctctggcACCTTCTCAAgcctgaagagccccaactctttcagcctgtatTCTTgggagaggtgttccatccctctgtctttgtggccctcctctggagcctccatAAGGTCCATGCCTTCTTGTGTGGAGGGCTACAGAGCTGGACTTAATACTCcgttcaggtgaggtctcaccagagtagagtgtcagaatcacttctctgctGTCCACGCTTCTTTTGACAGCTCAGGACGTGCTTGGCCTTCAGTACTGCATTGCTGCAATGCATTGTAATCTGAAAAGTCACTACAAAAAAGCTGTGTGCTAGTAGGTATCAGGTAAATTCTAGTTTGTGTAGTTGTTTTATTAGTTCCTGAGGGCTAACTTCAATCTTAACATTTCTGTTGGTATTGAAACAATTCAGCCTTAGTGTCAGTGTTTAGAAGTTGTGTTCTTGATAGCAACaagctaactttttttttcaagtcagaAATGTATACCTTAAATActggagaaaatgaagctgagTTTGTCTCTGCTCTGGTTTAGTTTCTATAAAGGTGTTGCCCCACTGTGGATGAGACAGATTCCATACACGATGATGAAATTTGCCTGCTTTGAACGTACTGTTGAAGCTCTCTACAAGTATGTTGTTCCCAAGCCACGAAGTGAATGTACAAAAGGAGAACAGCTGGTAGTCACGTTTGTGGCAGGCTATATTGGTAAGGAATCTTTAAGTCCTACACTTCATTGATGGAGAAAGGTGTAACTAGAATGATGGCATTGACTTGCAACTTTAAAATGTGCAGGTGGAACAAAACTGTATTCATTCTGTAAGTGGAAAATTAGAATGGTGGATCCTGTAGTAAGACAATACTCTTGTTACTGTGTGTTACTAATGTTAAATGCCCAAGTTTAAAAACTGCAGCTGATTGAAGTGAAAAAACTTGCATATTTGCTAGGCTGCAGAAGGTtgaaagaaggggagaagggtgACTTTTCAGGATCCAAGGAATTGGGAGTTTTGGTTtagcagaggaggtgctccaaaagcaaaaccaagggGTGTTGTCTAGTATTCACATCCTATAATAACTATTTGCCTGCCGTCCTTTAGGATACTGGGAGGCTTGATGTAAATTCTGTGCAATTTATTAGGTGTGGTTTGAGTTGGTTGTACTTGGTCTATGCAGTAATGGTACAGGTAAAGCACTGCAGAACTAATGTTGAATTCCTCTTTCAGCTGGTGTCTTCTGCGCAATTGTTTCACATCCTGCTGACTCCGTGGTGTCTGTGTTGAACAAAGAAAAAGGCAGTTCTGCCTCACAGGTTCTCCAGAGGCTTGGATTCAGAGGTACATCAATTCTTTTGTATATTTTGGATCAAATGTGTGTGGTGTTCTGgggaggatttcttttttttttttttttttttttccccggcTTCctaacactgctgctgctttgttttgctccACAGGTGTATGGAAAGGTCTCTTTGCCCGTATCATTATGATTGGTACCCTGACTGCACTACAGTGGTtcatctatgattctgtcaagGTTTATTTCAGACTTCCTCGTCCACCTCCACCTGAAATGCCAGAATCTCTGAAGAAGAAGCTTGGTCTAACTGAATAGACAACTGATGGACTGACTATACTGGCTGTCCCAGTGATGAGTTTCATGAAACTTTTATATATTTGTCTATGTAGAAAGCAAACTCTATATGATGTCATTATTGGCTGTGCCCTCATCTCATGCGAGGGTTTAAATTCTATCACTGTCATTGCCTGAAATAAATGAGAAACGGAGTGCTTAGTGTCTGTTTACTACTGCATATGTAAGTAAGCTTCATATCCCAGCAGCAAATACCTCAGATAGTCTCCTCCctacccaccccccccaaaaaaatattaacagaaTTAATCTATTCTGCACTTTATGAACTAGAGAATTTGTGAAAGAATAGTAACAAAAAGAGGCTTTCACTGTTTCCAGAGAAGTGCCAAGAACCTGTCCTTGCAGAACTGCAGAAACTTAACTGCAATTTTATGCACTTTGAGTCCACTATTTTATTTGCCTTTAATAAGCTGTTAGTGTAGAGTGGCTGAAATAAGACTGGTAAGAGCATCCTGGTCATAATACTGGTGCTCTCAGTAGAGATTAAAGGAACCTTACCCATAATAGAGCTGTTTCTGCTTTGGGCTGGTCATCTCAACTAACTTAGGCTTACTTGActaatttctgcttctgctggctttgagcCACACCAAAGAACTTGGTCCTTTTGGTTGTACTGTGGAATTAAACAGTAGCTGCTACCttaacaaaagaaaagctgatgTTAATAAAGATTCTCAAATACATCTGACCACTAGAAGCTTACTACAGcttacaataaaataaaaatggctTGCCTCTTGCAGAGTTTGACAAACTTGCCAGCTTTTCCCTACACTTTGTACTTCTGTagtttgaattttcttttctttttgggtGGGGAGGGGCAGGTGATGGCATCTGAATGAGTTTACCCCTGAGTTTTGGTTGAACCATGCATTTGTGCAGTGCAAGAAGCCATACTTTTTTTaattgggttttctttttgacCTTCATGTGAAGAAATGTAGGCTCCTAGGCATGCAAGAGGTGACAGTCATTGTCTTTAAGGCAATGAATTTGTTTTTTCCAgaatattttcatctttttaCAGAAAGATGTGCATGCTGCCTTCTGTGTTTTGCCTGTTCAAGAGCCCCCAGCTGATAATTACCTTGAGAAAAATCCAGAAGATGCCTGATAATAACGTAAAGGGTTCACCACATCCAGTACTACTTTGTTCACTGAGTAGAGCTGGAGCTTAAAGTGTCTTCTGTGCAAAGCTGTTTGGATATGCTCCCTTAAACAGCATGTGGGCTGATGATACTGAATTTAGCTTGCCATTCATCTGTGTTGTACCACCCCTTCCTCTTCTGTCCTTCAGAGTCCAAAGAACAATCAAagcaggcactgctggagcagtATAAATACACTGACCCCTGCATCTTTGCTGGAATTTGATGTTCCTGCTACAATTTTACACAGTATTGTGCTTCCGGTGCCCTGGGAAAGCCCTCTCAACTTCCAAGATTTTGGATGCTCAACAGGCAAATCTGAGACTTATTTTGAATTGCTGCCTTTCAAAATAGGGAGAAAAATCCTGCTCCACTTCTCACGGTAAACACGTTCTTAGAGTGGTTGGTATCTACCTGCATTATCCAAGAAAGTCAAATTCCATAAGCctaaataaaacatttgtaCAAAAGCACTTTTGTGTTGAATTAAATCTATTTTATGTTAAAAGTACCTTATATTTTATTGTCCCATCGTGACTGGGAACCTTGAGAAATTCATTACATGCTTCTAAGAGCTTCCTGGAAGAGCATTAACTATGATGTGGTCTTGTTACCAGGACCATTGGTGGTAACTTCAGAAGCTGCTTTAACTTCgctgtgtgcttcagcttgTTAGGAAAAAACACTATCAGTGTATTGAATATCATAGTTTCTTTAAAGACTTGTTTTAACTCAGTAGGTTTTGCTGCAGAACATCTCAAGTTGTTTCTGTTCCTGGGAAAGTGATGCACTTTTGTCAAGTTTTAAGGctaggagaagagagagaaatttggGCCATGCAGTGAGGTAATCTGTTAAGTAAACCAATGGTGAGCTCAAGACTTTCCTGTCATTCTGTGGAGCAAAATAGCACAATTTTCTCAGGAATTGGGTCACCTGTTTTAATTGCAGGCAGTAATAAGAatcttaaacccatttcctcatTGCTCAAGGGTAGCAATGAGATGCTCAGATAATTTTATCAAGGTAAATCTATACTCTGCTACTTCTTGTGTTGTGTTTCAGTGGAAAACCTGAGCAGGGAAGAACATTGCCTTGCAGCTGCTGATGTTGATATTCAGCCATGTCTGGATGCTTGAGATACCTGGATTTAATGTATAAAATTGCTGTTGCTTAAAGGGTTTACCCACTGATGTTGCAAATACCCTTCAGTGGGAAAATTGTAGTATTGCAGCATTTGAAAGATGTAAATTAGTTGCACCATTTAAAAGATCAGCTTTGTCATTGGTAACTGCTTTATAGCACTTGTGTTTTCTGAAAGCTGAGAAGGTGGGATGGGAGCAGTGGAAAGTCCTTTTCAATTGGGTGAAGATCAATCACTAAACCCCAAAGTGCTTTGTGAAACGATATGTGTATGCTGGCTGTGTATATTgttttctgaaggagaaaatgtcCTTCCTTGCTCTTGGTGCAGCTGGTTTGAGGTGTGTGGTCTGTACGGAGTAACAGCTCCACCCTCTGTGTATCAGGTTGTACCACGGATCAAATGTGCTGGCACTTGCTGAAATGTTTGTTACATATCATTTTAAAATGGGCTGTAATGAGACAAATAGTTGTAAATCATTACATCTCTACATAGAGATTATGTAGTTCACAGTGAAAACAATAAATATCCTGCTTTTTATAGCAAATATGAGTACCTGGGATAGCTGAGCTTAGTAGCTACGTGGCCTTGTCACAGAGTGTGACAGCCCTGGCCAATGGGTCCAAACCCAAAGTGGGGATGGCCAACCAGACCCCCTACCTCCAAGGAGTCCAGTCCAACATGTGGCTCACTGAGTCAGTGACTGGTGTGCATGCCCATCCTCCACTGTCAGGAACACACTGGGACCCCAATACCTCTGGGCCTCACCCCTGGCAAGCTTCACCCTCTCTCCCCTGGTGAAAGAGCCTCCAGCTGGTCCCAGACTCCCAAGGGAGCTGGCTGTATTTCTCTTGTAACTCTGCCAGTTCAGTCTCACTGCAGGGGCATCTCCCTAGCCGTGACCTCTAGCACCTCCTCATTGCTCCTATCACACTGGAATTCAGTTTTAGTAAGCAGATGAAGCTGAGGTGGAATGGTCTCTCCCTGCTTAGGCTTTGCTTTTTCCACTCCAGCCCAGGGATAATGACAAGCCACTAACCTAGCAGCTAGTGTGCTCTTCAGCCATGCTATTGAATCCCAATCACCCTCAAGGTTCCCCTGCCACAACTTGGCCAGTTCTAAACACAGCTCTTGCTCCCTAACTGCCAGTGGCTCTCATCAGTCTAAAGTTTTTTGGGACGTAAGTAacttctctgctgctccctgtaGTATTTTACAGGCTAAGCAGCAATGAATGAGCGACACCTAGGACTACTGAACGGTCATCAGCAGGTCTTTGAAGGCATTGCACCCCCAGAGGGTTCTGTGTTTTAAAGCTGTAACAGTGCTCTTGTTTAACTGTTTGTAAACCacaattttatttccttcctttggaGCAGGGAAGCTGAAGATCTCAGACTGGGGTCCTGCTTCCTTCATGAAAGCAAACCAAAGGTAAGAACATTTTTATGCTTGAATGCTGTTTTATTGTACAAAAGAAGCCATTTATAAAACCTAGCACCCTTCAGGAAGACAAATCTGTGCAGAAATGTTTTTGCTCACACCATAGCTTGTCTCTTGACACCAGCTAAGactttttctgtccttttccaAGGGAGAGGACAAATCTCAAGTTTCAGTGTGCTTCTAAAGGAAGCTTTTAAATATTGTCTGTCTTCTTAGTACTACACATGGAGTTAACACTCCTCAAACTGTTATTCTTTCAGCAGTGGCATTTCACAGCAATCAGTTCATGTCTGAAACCTTGGTTATTCCATCCTCCATATCTTTGGCCTCACTCTGAACTCTTGTTAGATTGGTCAGTTTCTCAGTGAGCAAAGCaatttccttctcctgttgCAATACATTGTCCACTAACTTTCCTATTCTCAGTGTCAGGTCATTTATTAATGGCTCCAAGGTAGCAAAATCCTTTTGAAGTTTGTACATCTTGGGTTTTAAATCGTTTGCAAATGTAACTGTCTTCAGAACTtttgctctgtcaccttccaGATTCAAAAGCCTATCTGAGTGCTTGTTAAAATCACTCCTGATCTCAGATAGTGCTGTCTCCATTTGCTCAATTTCTCTTGCATTACTGGATGCCAAGCTCTGTAGTTTGGTACTTCGGTCAATACTACTGGAAAGCAGGTCACCTATATTTTTTACTGTCATCTTTTCACCTTTTTCTACTTTATCCTCTACTGTTTGCAAGGATTCTGCCAACACAGCCATATCTGAGACCAGGCCTGACATGCGCCTGATGTCGGTTTTGACTGTCACAATTGTCAAAGTTATGTTTCTAGCTACAGAAGCTGCATTTTCTTCAGCACTTGAAATGGCACCAAAAAGGGTTGTTAAattcttctgcagctcttcttgCTTTTTAATGATGCTGCTAGTTGACGTTTTTGCCGTATAAATATCTTCCCCTAGATGTTTAATGTCAGAAATTATTTGAGGATCTTCCAGCTGTTCCATGAAGTTCCAAGTATGTTCACACTGGAGGGATACAAATAAAAGTATTTGACCAGATCTCTAGCTTAACAACACACAGCAAAATCAAAACTGTATTCTAGTTGAAATACCTTAACAATTCTGATACTGAAATTGAGCACAAATCCTGTCTTTAGGAAATAAACTTCTGTTGAAACacaaccaaatatttttttttttttccctttcaggaaAAATTCAATTCAAATTGTTTCATTTCAGGCTGAATTCAAACGTTACATTTTCTGTAAGGACAGAAAATACAGGAGGGTGCTATATGACTTCACAGCATCTCTGAAAACCCAAGTCACCAAATGAGATCTGCTTTACAGGGAATTTTGTATCTGTGTGATCCAGAAAGAGACCTGTAGAAACATTTTAGAAAGGATGCCCACATTAAAATTCTCTTATCCAAAAATCATGGactgttattttattttggtgatCACAACGTGTATTTTGAACATGGCAttcacagaagggaaaaaaacccaaacaaaagatTTGGGTATGGTTCCCTTCTGTTTAAATGGCCaccaaagcacagaagaaacatGACTGAAACAGCCTGTTTTTGTTTTATGAttgcttcttggctttcaagtttgagaggaagaaggaaaaataaatatttgagtGATACTATCCAGTTAAATCCCCATAAAGTCAGTGTAGAACTTGGGAGAGCAAAAAAAGTCACTGAATGGGCAAGCTGAAACACATCCCAAGAGGCTGCAATTAGTTTCATACTACTCCTTTTTTGTTCCACTAGAAG
The nucleotide sequence above comes from Indicator indicator isolate 239-I01 chromosome 14, UM_Iind_1.1, whole genome shotgun sequence. Encoded proteins:
- the IKBIP gene encoding inhibitor of nuclear factor kappa-B kinase-interacting protein isoform X2, giving the protein MEKKYNFLQQEAEKFLDVENRVNLISKKCEHTWNFMEQLEDPQIISDIKHLGEDIYTAKTSTSSIIKKQEELQKNLTTLFGAISSAEENAASVARNITLTIVTVKTDIRRMSGLVSDMAVLAESLQTVEDKVEKGEKMTVKNIGDLLSSSIDRSTKLQSLASSNAREIEQMETALSEIRSDFNKHSDRLLNLEGDRAKVLKTVTFANDLKPKMYKLQKDFATLEPLINDLTLRIGKLVDNVLQQEKEIALLTEKLTNLTRVQSEAKDMEDGITKVSDMN
- the SLC25A3 gene encoding phosphate carrier protein, mitochondrial isoform X2, translated to MFSSVVPLARLNPFYAPHFQLVQDGMRKRAETAEAPTTRRSLAAASAAEEYSCEYGSLKFYALCGVGGVLSCGLTHTAVVPLDLVKCRMQVDPEKYKSIFNGFSVTVKEDGVRGLAKGWAPTFIGYSMQGLCKFGFYEVFKILYGNMLGEENAYLWRTSLYLAASASAEFFADIALAPMEAAKVRIQTQPGYANTLRQAVPKMFGEEGIWAFYKGVAPLWMRQIPYTMMKFACFERTVEALYKYVVPKPRSECTKGEQLVVTFVAGYIAGVFCAIVSHPADSVVSVLNKEKGSSASQVLQRLGFRGVWKGLFARIIMIGTLTALQWFIYDSVKVYFRLPRPPPPEMPESLKKKLGLTE
- the SLC25A3 gene encoding phosphate carrier protein, mitochondrial isoform X1, with the protein product MFSSVVPLARLNPFYAPHFQLVQDGMRKRAETAEAPTTRRSLAAASAAEEYSCAYGSNRFFILCGLGGIISCGTTHTALVPLDLVKCRMQVDPEKYKSIFNGFSVTVKEDGVRGLAKGWAPTFIGYSMQGLCKFGFYEVFKILYGNMLGEENAYLWRTSLYLAASASAEFFADIALAPMEAAKVRIQTQPGYANTLRQAVPKMFGEEGIWAFYKGVAPLWMRQIPYTMMKFACFERTVEALYKYVVPKPRSECTKGEQLVVTFVAGYIAGVFCAIVSHPADSVVSVLNKEKGSSASQVLQRLGFRGVWKGLFARIIMIGTLTALQWFIYDSVKVYFRLPRPPPPEMPESLKKKLGLTE